Below is a window of Solanum stenotomum isolate F172 chromosome 7, ASM1918654v1, whole genome shotgun sequence DNA.
GCTAACAATCTGTCCAGTTGTTAGTCTCTCGCGATAGTCCTGCATCTCCATTCTGTATCGTTCTTTGTCTTGCAATGCTCTCTCCTGATAGACCTGAACTCAACAGAATATAATCATTGGAAGTAGTTAGCATGAAACAAACAAGAACAATCTCATACGTCTTGGGATATTTAAACCGGAGAAGGGCTCATAAATAACCACCTAGAATACGAAATATCTTAATTGTCGTTATACTTTGGAGAGCCATTCATACCCTCAGTGTCCATCAACAAATCATTTCATATTTGACCTCGACTGTAAAGGAGTTTCAACCTTAGTCCATGCTAGAACCCCATTAAAGTCGAGGTATATACGAGGCAATTTGATAACAAGAAGGGCATGAATGGCCTCAAAGTATAATGGAGCTGGgtaaaattaagatattttgTATAGTAGGAGTAAATTTTTGGACCTTTTTCCGATATGAAATATATCGTTTGGTTCCTACCATCTTCTCTGGAACGTTTAGATTGTTCCACAATTCACCTATCATCCTACTAATCTCTCTATCCTTTCCAGGATAAAGAGGTTTCAGACGGGCATGTTGTTCTGCAAAGAAAAAGTTATAACCACTTCTGTTAGGCTTGGGATGGGAAGGGTCGCGCTTtttgatttcatttttcttcctaCGCTTTCTTCGAACTACCCCAGGTGTTGATGCTTCTTTCCGAGTGTTGTAAGCAGGTAGATTCTGATTTTGCAACTCTTGGTGCATTTGGTTCATTGGAACCTGATATAGAACACCTTTAAGATCCTCGGATCCAATCTTCACCGTAATAAGATATCCACTCTCAAACTTTCCGTCAATGAAACCAGACACAGGTGAACCTGTCGATGGTATGGTAGTTTCTGCAAGCACAAAAGAATTGGATGATGCACATTATTTGTAAGCTAGAGTAGGAAATTATCAGATTCTAAACCGTTAAGCAGTAAAGATTTATCATGTTCTACTACTTCACGTGTAACAGAAGCATCGATATCAGGACTCATTTTATGATGTGAATCTGTCGATACAAAGTTTTAGAGACTCCACGGTTCAAAACTCAATGGATAACCAATTTCGTGGACCTAGCCCCTACTTTCTTTGTTCTCCTCGTAAGGATCACCTCACTTATCTCGAAAAGGACATCAAAAATATCTCCACACAtggatttgaagacttccaaAAGATATGAATGAATGACTATGACATAAAAGATTTGGAATAACTCTTACCAACATAGTTAGGAAGCAAAGACAAAAAAGAGATAGAACATGTGCAAGAACAAGTAAGCAACCTTCAGGAAATGTTGTTTCTATCCTCCGCGGCTGGGGCACAGCAGCTTCTATTTCTGGTGGTGGAAGGATATATCCGGCCAAACCTTGAGGTGGAGCTGAAGTACGGGAGGCTTCCTGCAACACATCTGAAAGATATCTATGTTTTAGTGAGAAAGCCTCAGCACAACTAATTAAGTAATGAAAGATTCCACACATACCAGGAGAAGGAGTCCAGTACTTTGCCTTGAAATAGTAGAGTCTTTCGTAGTGAAATAGCAATGAAATATAGTATTTCCGAAGAATAAATGAAGCATTTGTGGCTGAAGAAGGAAAGCTAAACACTAATGTTACTTCCTTCCATCTTTTCTCCCCTAGAACCTGCAATTACGTTCGAAAAATCATAATTATACAGACTCAACATTAATTTCAACCCAATCATTCCTTTCTATGCATGTTAAGAGCTATACTTgtcaacaacaaacaacaaactGTAAGGGCACAAAATTCTCCAAACCCATCCTACAACGAGTTTGAAAGAACAACTCGGGAAATAActgaaatgaaaatgaaaccgAGCTCCAAGTGTTCTGGTTCCTTACGCCAAAACACATACACCTTCCACCTATTAGCATGATGTTCTATTCTTACCCGTTTCTTGACTTTACTCCAGCTGACATCACCCATGAGCGTAATAAAATAAGGAGAAGCATTTAAGACACGAAAGCTAAACATGAATGGAGTATATCCTAACCATGTGGGGATGCATAACAAAAATAGTGCCTTCTGTGGCTCTTTACTATGGCAAAGCCAACTCAAATGAAGTTCATCAATCCAGAGGTCAATATACCAACTTATGCTTTTAGTCAGAGAAAAAATTAAGAGAGAATACCATAACATGGATATAAAACGGAAAGAGCACCAAAAGTTCGAATACAATGAGCCCAAGTTCTATTACCTTTGAGAGACCACCACGAGTAGTTACCTCGACAAAGAGGCGATGCAGATCCAGCGCTTTGCCCCCTATAACAGGGATCCTGAAAAAAGCACAACCAACAGAAGCATTAATAAATAGTTGTGTGAACTATATAAACTTGAGACAATGTGTGGGAACTCAGAAGCCTATGGCATAGTTTCAAGATTGAAAAACATTTGAAACTTAAACAAGTAAGAAAGAGTGGTGGACCAAATTTGGAATAAGGATAGCAGTCTTTAGCAAAGATTAATCAAATAACGAAAATGTTGGTGGTTGCTATTAATCAATGAAATTCTCATTAAAACTGCCTAAAAATCTTCTCAAATAATTGTTGCTTTCGGAAAAAGGATCTTGTGCCTAACTCAACGCACAAAACCTAGCTCATGAGGTGAGAATTGACCATCTAAGGAGAACCATATACTAAGAGAAACAGCATTTCTTGATCAAATTCAACATAAGGGAGGGAGGTACGCCTTGTGACAGGATATAGAGACGGGATTCAGGCATGACCTAGTGGTTAACGAAGTAGGTGAAAACCATGGGCAACTAAATTCAAATCCCAATACAGGGAAAATACCTAGGTGGGCAAAGCTATCAAGTCGGTGAAGTAGTCGAGGTGCATGCAAACTGATAGAAAGAAACTCATAAAAAAGACATAGGgaagcaaaaaagaaaagaaaaaactcaCATGAACTTGGTTCTCATGTCAGCATGGAGCTTCTGCAAAGTTTCCATGAACAGTTGAGGAGAGGCAACAACATTCTCATATGTAACCAAGGGAGGTGGATATGGATGATAATTTGGGGGTGCTACTCTGAGTGGCACTGGACTATTTTCAGCAGAAGATGATGCCATTTTCAACTTCTCATAACATGTTTCAAGAATCACTAATCCCTCCAATCCTTGTTTTCTCAAGAACCTCTAAGCTGCAGACTACATAAATACAAATCAACACAGCTATAAATAGCACCAAAatcacaaaacaaaacaaagctCAATTTTCAAGGTGAACTTAAACATGTAAAATGTTAGTGATAGAAAACAGACAAAAGAGCATCATCAGAAATTTCCAGAAAATGAGACTAATGAGTCCAAAAACAGAAACCAATGGTAATTATACACAgtccaaaaattgaaaatagatACAAAATGATCATAACAAACAGACAAAATCAGAAACCAGAAAGCAAAAAGAAAGTGATAGATAGACAAATAGAtatacaaagaaagaaaatacatacAGAAGCAGAGAAAAGAGAACTGAGTATCTGTATCACCATGAAAATGCCACTGGAAGAACTgtataacaacaacaaccccTTTATGTGAAGTAACTCCAAGTACCATAACAAAATACCCAAACCCCAAGAAAAGCATATATAGTACACCATAGCTGTCACAGCCATGAATTCTCCCAGAGTACCAAATATAGGAATCAAGAAAACCtatcaaaacacaaaaaaaacccaaaaagctGAGATTTTTATtacaacaaaatgaaaaaatcagACACCCTTTTAGCCCTTTTAGGCTCAGGTCATAAAGATCCCAGTTACAATACATCAAGAATCCCTCTCTAGGTCTATTATCTACATAAGCTATATAATCTTTTGCTGACATTCTAAAGATTTCTGCTATTATCTGCATGTTTAACAAAGTCCAAAGTTCTCTATTCCTCTTTTCTCCTGACACACTTCCCAGAAGTAAAGATTTATGGCCTAAGCAAAAAACAGGATGGTGGGACATTACCCCCCAACCCCAACCCCACCCCTAACCACTCCAACCccacaaataaaaaatgcttCTGGAGaaaaacaacacataaaaatccCACCTTTAAAGATTTCAACATCAAAACACAGTTCTCCACCATGCATGGAACACAGATTTACATAATAATACACCATACTAAGTAATAAAAATCAAGTCtttacattatattataaacaaagaaaacttaCCAGCAACAGTAAAGACAGATTTGATTATGTACTAAGCAAATGGGGCACCAAATaaagtttctatttttttaatactaaaccttaaaaaaaaaaaattaaaatggggCAAAAAAGCTTATGAAAAAGATggtttttttaatatattaatcatggaacttatgaatttttttttttgatgatggAGAAATATGAATCTTGAATACccatgaaaatatatttatatatgtgtgtgacTGATGGAATTTTGTTTTATGTATAATGACTATTTTACCCTCATGGTTTATAAATAGGACAATAAAAGaaaagggtataataggaaattAAGTTTAATGAAAAATTGTTAAACATCATAGAAATTGCAGTTATGGTTTTTGTATAATGCCCCGTTTGGAGCGGCACGTTATTTTATTATCTCTCTACGTGCATAGCCacatattaatattaaatttaaattttttgaggtaCATATTAGATCACGGAATTAACTTTATAATATTGacttattaataaataaaaataaaagatgatttgttttttttatttagattttggTTGGTGGaattttttggtatttataTGGGTGGAAAATGACTACATGATGAAATAATAGAGATATgcaataatgtaaaaaaaaaaaaaaactgtcaGAAATGTTATCGATTGGCCAAATTATGATGGatggttctttttttttttatagttacaCAAACTGACTAActgtcataaaaaaatattgacagATATATATGGAGGTTGAGGATTATGACataaggttagtaggtagttgaGTGTTGTCTCGTTTTATTGTGTGATAAGGTTAGTGCATTAGACATGTTTCTCCTTGCATACCAATAGCCTTAGTACTCATTTTATAGTTTCTTGTCATTCAATTTCTattatttgatgttttttttagCTTTGATTATGACATTATTTAGTTGTTGCTAGTAGAGGCGGAGCTAAGTGGGGGTTCGGGGTTTGGATGAACCTAGTAGTAGCTTTTTCGGTAGATCTTGTacttgtatataaaaataaataaataaataaattatataccGCTCAGTGGTAATGAAGGGGTTGCAAAACAGCTTTCCACGCTAGAGTTGTAGGTTCGTAGTATTTTATTCTCCTTATCCTGGCTCCGCATTTGGTTGCTACGACTCAtgtattttatttccttttaatAGTGTTTTGACATGCGTTACTCGATGGTCTTTCGAGACCAAATTTTCTACCTCTCGATATAGGATTAaactgaatatgttattattattattattataaatttcaattgatTATAGTAACTAGTTATTTAtctctaatttaaaaaaaaaaagttgttatgaTCTTAGAAGTCATTAGATCACACGTAATGTTATTCAAGTGGTTAAtgaaaatggtttcttaaattattttatttattataaaaacatgtttattatttttcttggaagAAGATAATAACCAaaggaaataattatattaattaatcattaattatatgCATTTATTTAAACAATCAATTTGAACAAGTCTTACTGTGAAAAAAAAAGTGCTCTCTTTTTCTGAACCCCTCACTTATTATTCTTCACAAAGTTTCAAGAAAAAAGAGAACCAAATATTAATGACATGTCAGTTCCTTCAAGTCTGATAACCAATCACTAAttagaagtttttttaaaataaaaaataaatacaataacaacataaTATACACAATGCAATCTCATAAATCGAATTTGGAGAGATGATGTATACGCAATCTTATTTAATGGTAGTACAAGGGGTTACAAAATGTGTGAAATATGGGTTACTCTAACCCAATAACAAgctaaggggttgtttggtatgtaaataaaattatcttgggattattgtttttgaattaatttatctGGAAGgtaagataaaataattttaggtTTGATGGGATACGATGGATATTCAGGATTAAATTTGAGATTAGATTTACACTATGTTTGATTGACTGTATAAGAATATAAATTCATGTtgtcaataaaataaaaaataaaatttaatctcaaatttaatatttagatATTCCACCTTATCCCGTGTATCAAACCCCTGTCAAGGTCTATTTTATGTCTTGATTGGACTTTTCTAGTTAAGATGCAAATCGCAAATTTACGCAAAATATGAGTACCCATCATTTAACCTATTTTAACCCGTATTAAATATGGGCtcattttcaacccgcccaTTTGCCACTTCTAGTTAACCTATTTGATGCTAATTGGACTAAACAATTGTAAATTCATACTATTGGGTTCATAATCTGAATGCAAATACACATGCAACTTTCAACATCAACTCACCTCGAGGCTCGTAAAAAGTTCATCCAtacaataacatattttgtgAAATCCGCAAGTGATATGTACACAGTCTCATCAACTCACCTCAGGGTTcgtagagagactgtttctgATAAGACCCTCGGTTTAAGTAAAACATAACTAGACACATACTTTTGACCTGACATGATgtttataaattgaattttggcTCAtcaaaaataaggaaaaaaactcATATGCCtagacaagaagaagaagaagaaattattcGTGTTTTTGTTCCATTTCCAGGCCATTGAAATGAATATGGGTTGATGGTTGATGAGTCTCATGATATGATTGCTTTCAACGCGTCTTTGATATATCGGTATTTGAATGAAAAACCCAACTCCTTAGCCTTCGTTGGAACCACCTTTTGTCCGTCCAACACCTGAAATACACATTACTCTAGCAATATCAACGACAACGTACCCAGTGaagtctggggagggtagagtgtacgcagaccttacctctaccttgagagatagagagactgtttccgaTCAATACAGACAAATAAGTACTAGTAAGCTGAGGTTACAGATATCATACCACTGATGCACCCTCTCCAAGGACAGCTTTCAGTGCAATTTCTGGTACTGGTAGCCAGGACGGTCTTCCTAACGTGGATCCTAGTTGTTCACACATTTCTCCCAGACGTACAGGATTCGGTGCTGTTCCATTTATCACCCCTGCCATTGCACGACTACGTTATCAGTTGACTATATGAATTCATTACATGTTATTTCTTCAACTATACTGTTCAGACAAAAATACTACTATCGAAATCCATAGTATAGATGCCTGACAATGATTTTACCTTTATAGGATGGATTGGATAAAGCTTCGTATATCAAATCTACGAGGTCATCGAGATGAATCCAAGAAAACCTGTGAAGTGAAGCCAGTAGAATCTACCAAGTGAGAATGGgaaaatcaacaacaacaacatactcagtgtaatcccacaagtggagtctacggaggatagagtgtacgtagaccttacccctacctcgtagagatagagaggttgtgtCCAATAGATCCTCGTCTTAAATAAAACATATCCAAGCAGTTTGAAAAAGGGAATACAAACATAAGAGCAATAACAACCAACGAAATAATGTGAAATGAAGGGCTGTACACAACATACAGAGGAATGAACAATATGACAATAAAATAATGCAATAATCGAAGCACAAAAAAAACACTGGATAGTACTAATACAACCCATAAGAAAGGAGGTCTAAGTACAACCACCAAGGCTATCCCGCAAGAAAGCAAGAGAATGCTCAACTACCAACTAACCTTCTATCCTAATCCTCGACCTCCAGACCCttctatctaaggtcatgtcctcggtaatctTAGGACTAAAATTCAAACAGACGAATACAGATAACATATCTCTGATCCATAGTAACGGGAAATACTTATAACAAGGACAAAAATTGAAGGGCAGTACCATTGCTTTCCAGATCCCAAAGGTCCACCAGCAAACATCATGAAGAGAGGAATCATTTTAGCTGCGCAGAAAGGAAATCGGAAGATTTTAACAATGTTAAGCatcaaaatattaaagatatGCCATGTTCTGTCACAGTTGAATTTGCATTTAACTGAGtgggaaaacaaaaaaaggcGTTTTGACGCTAAACATCATAATCCAAAAGCTAGGCAAAACAGGCTATTAAAGTTGTTATTGataggaaaagaaagaaagcaaaCTACCTAAAGCACCACCATCTTTTCCAAGGACAACGCCAATACGAATTAGAGCAAGCCTAACATCCTTATTGACTTTGAGCGCAGCTGCCTCCCATTCtctacatacctgaaagaaatCATGACGTGAGAAATCGAACATGAAGattaaaaacatataatatgTTCTATATGTATGCAACTGTTATATTTACCTCAGCCAAGTAATCATTTCCCGATGGACTTTTCTCATCAAACACTTGAGTCTCACTGGTTCCTAAGTAAGGAAGTAAATGGATTTATCAGATGGCGTGGCTAAACTTTACTGAAGCTTTTACCAGAAATGAGATTATCGCAATACGAGGATATGCAATTGAAAGCCTTTAACAGTGGTATGGAAGTTTTTAGGAAGCTAAATAATGATGCATAACATAGGAACAGAGAAATAAAGCAAAACATGAATTTGGTCACCCGTACCATAATAACCAACTGCTGTTGCACTTATTAAAACTTTGGGACGGGCATCATCCTTTGAATTATTGATTAACTCTACAACCTGCAGGATCAATCGACGTTTCTCAGATTCTTGCTCATATCATTTGTTGTTATAGATAAATTCTTACAATGAATTCGCGTCTTTCACTATGCTATGAGGGAGACCTTGGAGGTTACTCTAATCCTGCTTTGCTTGATATCCTTCTTGATCTGCAGCATTACATTGAAAAGTTGATACATGAATGAACGACTGATCATTCGTCACATAGAAGATATAAAGTAATACTAATGCATAGGATgtataaaaaggaaagtaagacaaacaaattgaaacgagaAAAGAAAGTCATCCTAATACCTCAGATGACCATCTAGTACTAATGGACGTTCCGGCCAAATTCACAACAGCTGTTGAACCTTCAATGCAGTTTCTCCACTCTGGCTCCTCGGCAATTACAATTCCTGGAAACTCTTTAACTGTACATTTTTGGAAGCACGATCAGGAAAAACAGTAGAGTTACAACTTTCAACATACTGTTTCATgtataaaatcaaacaaaagaaTGTAGCAGGACAAAAAGAGCGGCAAAATCGCCTTGAGAATTATAAACCGTAAAAAGCAAGGGAGTTCTTGAAGGACGGAAAGATTCTACTTACAGAACAATCTCAACTATTTCCACAGAAGAAAGAATAATGCTAAAGTACAATGGGTGAATCAAAACAATCATTACCTTCTTACCCGGAAATATTGATTGTGCTGTGGATCTTGACCTTGTCAACACTCGAATCTGATGATTATCTGCATTTAGAACGACAAGTTTAAGTTTAACTAACAACCTGCTTTTTCTACAATAGCAGTTATGTGACACATCCTTGGGAAAAGTCACATTTCATGGTACGTTAAAATTTGGAACAGCTTCATGTATGACAATGTCTCATAAATAGAAGTATTAAATCAAGAACAGCCCATAGTGGTGTATCCAAATAGCAACCGTGTGTTGAATGCAGACTCATAATTAAGAACTATATAACGAAGCATGGGCAGACCGATAATGAAGGAAGCACGTGTGTGCACATCCTCAGCCTACAGCTCAAGTAATACACACACAAACAGACACATTTACTACATGTTAATCGATACTCTCTTACATTCCAATTGATTAGCACTCTTTCCTTTGAATGATATATGCATTTGGAAACTAGTTACTTTTACATTCCAATTTTGTAATTGACTTCTACTTATTCCTTGAACCGAGAGCCTATCAGAGACAGTCTCTCGAcctcccaaggtaggggtaaggtctgcatacactctaccctccccagactcaCTCCTGGGATTACaataggtatgttgttgttgacgACTTTGACTTATTGTAGGCCCAACTTGGTAGAGAAACAaatagtttgattttgattggTACATTTAGTCTCTAGTTGGTACAATCAAATATTGCCACGTAAATTGAGTTGGAcggaatatatatatttatacgaAGATCAAACCGTAGTCATGAAGAAGTAGTTGGTATACCTGCATGCAATCTTTGCACCAATCTTTTCCCAACAAAACCAGTAGCTCCAGTAACTGATACAATCATCTTACTTTCCTGAACCAGTAAAAGAAAGAAGTAAATGTCCTCTCCGATAACGGTTAACCTAAGCATTGTTACATCACTAGATTAATAGTTTGTCATCAGAAATCATCATATGCACcaaaaattaaaacacaaaaGAATTTACTACTAATTACTCTAGtctctctgtcccaatttaaGTGTCTTACATTCCTTTTAGGTCTGTCCCAAAAAAAGACATCTCTTTCTATATTTACTAAGTTTTCCAATTCCAACATTATACATTGATGACCATGGTGTCCGGGCCAAGCTTTCGCGCACCTCGACTAAATCCACTGGATACATACCACCTCCCACCGATAACATGTACaaggtaactctgtccaccaaggtCAGGATAGATGGGAAGattcacctagtgtttttggctCCACTGAgttttgaacctgagacctcgaAGTTCTCAACCACTCTGTGCCCAGTCAAACTAAGACCCATAAATTGGGACATAGGGAGTAATATCTAAAACTTATATCCACAAAGTATAACCAAATTTAGCTTTCACATAtgagaaaaagaataaattgaGTAAATATGGATTGTACCTTGGGAGATGAAGCAGAGTCCATGTTTGCATTCACACACCAAAATGTAACTCTTTTAGAATCACCTCCCTATTTTCAATAGAATCAAAAAAGATAAGATGAAtgataaaaacaataaaattgagaaattaaatACTTAGGGATATAAGAATACATACAATTAATTGAGTGTGAGCTTGAGGGAATTGAATAGTAGTAGAAATGGAATTTGTCCATGAAAATGCACTTGCTATTCCCATGGTACTCATCAATGAACTAGTAATTGTGTGATGAAAAATAAGGAgttgttttgtgtttttttatgtTCATCGTGTATAAATTTGAGTCACATCATTTCCAcccttgcttttttttttttcattcttttcttatCTTCAAActttattgaagaaaaaaatagatgTGATTGCTGTCATTTGATCGTAAATGACTATTTTGTCCTCATTCGTTAACATATAggacaaagaaataaaaagggtaAAAGAGTAATTTTCGGAAAAAAATTGTCAATGATTTTAATGAGTTAGATACCATGTAGATGGAATTTTATGGGCAAATTAAGTTATCCTTTGTGCCAAGATTGTATTAAACACTTGGTCTAGTAGGAAATTGTTGATAATAATTCAAATAGAAAACGCAAACACTTGATGGTGCAGATATGAAActcacaaaaaattataatacttcAAATGTATTTTGATGATTGcgcctttttgttttttcattttgagTATTTGTATTCTCATTCAGCAACTTCAAATAAATATGTTCTTGTTCTGTTATGACCAAGGATGGAGAAAATACATATCATGCATTTATTGACTTAATATAAACATAGAGTGAAAGCCATTAAGCATAACTGTTCTATCTCGACTACGATTCCCTGCTTGAACATAATCAAACGTCTCGTAAAACACGATGTGTATCTCGAATTTCCTGTCGATTTAGGGGATGAAAACTGAAAGCAGAGCTCATTAAACAGTTTTCAGAGCATAGATGCATCAATACTCAAGTGATTGATGACTATACCTTCCAGCAAACAAGACCTCAGTTTCTACAACttgacaaaacaaaaaatttctaCCAAAATTGGGATTATAACGAGAAAAAGGCGGTCTAATGTGGTCTCTTTGGCATTTGAACTCTCCAAAAGTGTTGTCGTACCCATGTTGGATTCTCccaaatgcactacttttggagtgCACGACACACCTgtcgacatttttgaagagtctgagcaatgTAGGCACAAGATACCTGTTTAATCAGAATATTCAGTTTACATGTTGTGTTGGCAACAAGGGAGGTTTTCTCCACAATGTATGTGCTCATTATACTCAAGGCTCTCATCACCAGCATCTGCCATGGAATTAAAGGGCTGTGGTTCTACGCGAGGAAATAATAGCTTGAGCCGGAAAGCATCTACACCATTCAAATAATAACGAAAAAGTCTCTTTGCTCTAATAAATCCAAGACGACCATACAAAGCGAGTGCTCCTTTATTCGTAACTTCTGCTTCCAAAGTCACCTGTAGAACATAGGAACAAATTAAGTGGAAACAAGCTATGGCAAGATAATATATCATGACACTATGGTGCTTTGTCAATTCGATTCGTCTTTTTAAACATGACAAACTTAACTAtccccaaaataaaaaataggctACGTAAATCAAGTAAGCAGATAACACATTTCAGCTCTTGATTTGTAGAAAACAGCAGGCAAGATCAATAATCATGAAGTATCTAATCTTATCAAGGTGGTTTTCATCATTAAATCATTTacgttttctttcttttttaagtaTAATGATGGTATCTGGGCCAACCTGAGCGTACCTTGATTATCTCACCGGGTACTTGCTGCCTCCCACTAACATAAGAATCAAATAACTCTGCCACCATGACTTAAGCGGAgggaaagaaatcacctagtatCTTTTTGTCTCTGAGGGATTTGATCCCAAGCATTATTAAGTCATTTCT
It encodes the following:
- the LOC125870389 gene encoding high mobility group B protein 15-like produces the protein MASSSAENSPVPLRVAPPNYHPYPPPLVTYENVVASPQLFMETLQKLHADMRTKFMIPVIGGKALDLHRLFVEVTTRGGLSKVLGEKRWKEVTLVFSFPSSATNASFILRKYYISLLFHYERLYYFKAKYWTPSPDVLQEASRTSAPPQGLAGYILPPPEIEAAVPQPRRIETTFPEETTIPSTGSPVSGFIDGKFESGYLITVKIGSEDLKGVLYQVPMNQMHQELQNQNLPAYNTRKEASTPGVVRRKRRKKNEIKKRDPSHPKPNRSGYNFFFAEQHARLKPLYPGKDREISRMIGELWNNLNVPEKMVYQERALQDKERYRMEMQDYRERLTTGQIVSSPLLIQSPLEHNVDMVDQQSELQSENGNVSWSPEHGTSSDKCAQSNSEKNNNKGTDPPILEMQTNSVIVEEFELLKRVDMVECEDKEMQEEEVEGDKQEELQHSKEKVFFFLEEKTLLPTEGKI
- the LOC125870397 gene encoding epimerase family protein SDR39U1 homolog, chloroplastic, with the translated sequence MSTMGIASAFSWTNSISTTIQFPQAHTQLIGGDSKRVTFWCVNANMDSASSPKESKMIVSVTGATGFVGKRLVQRLHADNHQIRVLTRSRSTAQSIFPVKEFPGIVIAEEPEWRNCIEGSTAVVNLAGTSISTRWSSEIKKDIKQSRIRVTSKVVELINNSKDDARPKVLISATAVGYYGTSETQVFDEKSPSGNDYLAEVCREWEAAALKVNKDVRLALIRIGVVLGKDGGALAKMIPLFMMFAGGPLGSGKQWFSWIHLDDLVDLIYEALSNPSYKGVINGTAPNPVRLGEMCEQLGSTLGRPSWLPVPEIALKAVLGEGASVVLDGQKVVPTKAKELGFSFKYRYIKDALKAIIS